The Leishmania braziliensis MHOM/BR/75/M2904 complete genome, chromosome 10 genome contains a region encoding:
- a CDS encoding putative protein transport protein Sec23 — translation MNQEYNTYYGQVAPQGGGYGGSTNYYSGANAATAPAGGVGGGYGRNAAQAQPQELQPQQAGVYGVAQATSVGSWGNTYQGLNEYNSGVATTASTSLQGYYGGGPASTVASSFQARYDGYAQGDTAAARSSGSAVAGVNNGVNTGVVPMSAYSPQPTQLAQQPYHPQQQQQPQGGYYGNANAYQVNSSPGPAAAGAPAPAALNATDENGLRWTWSCYPTTSKTKAKAKETPSAATLAMPEMVIPMSCMYTPLYPIEPSHLVLGAAIDELCCTNCGAFFSLHSQREMGKYWVCLSCKRRNSFQNNTAVTEQHPALMYETVEFVLADPQTQGVVSPQLQPAPAFIFVVDMCIPSGEMASLRTSLLESLQHLPRDALVGLISFGATVSVWELGTKFGVALRKCYLLRGSTANTADSLKSMLQVSESHPVWGRLLAPLCDVEAVLTLLIKELEEEDAAVPSSKRPLRATSTAVEAATYLMEALAPPQRTAQQQYALYSRGVRGAAAPEGSLKMGKILLFTGGPCTRGPGAVVSTDKADMMRFHRDIIEDETPYYDAAFSFYNALEPRLIAVNTCLDVFAQSLDQVGVMEMRRCIDNTGGTLIVEDETTDIMFLESLKRYWQRCDLQAGTVQGEAVAQEGTPSSGVSGGYSPHCGFAVHMEVNTSVGTLPRGALGPCNVDVEANKRGPTRLTSPLEVGAGGTTRWCVSYLDKGMTLSFLFDTATANSQQCGMESAHEKRFIQFVTRYITPRGEQRVRVTSVVQPTTPPTAPPDYYTKAGAFDQTCAATIVARMAVSILEKHPGKWDDAKRWLDTLLVRFVRRYSTFSPGQPNTLRLDPCLSLFPSFMYNLRRSEYFMVLNISPDETTFKRHWLLRESVDNCVLMIQPTLDSYDIEKPFATPMQLDSSSLRHDNIVLMDAYFNVHIMWGSIIYQWIEAAYHENPEYVNFAELLESAERDAQAILSNRYPYPRFSRTDADGSEARHVKTRVNPATNYHNSDMQYGAGVNGAVDQADVIYTDDASILAFMTSLKKAVVTIDEKAED, via the coding sequence ATGAACCAGGAATACAACACCTACTATGGACAGGTCGCCCCGCAAGGAGGTGGGTACGGCGGCAGTACGAACTACTACAGCGGTGCCAATGCGGCCACGGCTCCCGCTGGAGGGGTCGGCGGCGGATACGGAAGGAACGCTGCACAGGCTCAGCCTCAAGAGCTACAGCCACAGCAGGCTGGCGTCTACGGTGTCGCACAGGCGACGTCGGTCGGTTCGTGGGGCAACACCTATCAGGGCCTCAACGAGTACAATAGTGGTGTTGCCACCACTGCATCGACATCGCTGCAGGGCTACTACGGAGGCGGTCCAGCAAGCACAGTCGCCAGCAGTTTCCAAGCCAGATACGATGGCTACGCGCAAGGGGACACGGCAGCCGCCCGAAGCAGTGGCAGTGCTGTCGCTGGCGTGAACAACGGAGTCAACACCGGTGTGGTGCCCATGAGTGCCTACAGCCCTCAGCCAACGCAGttagcgcagcagccgtaccacccgcagcagcagcagcagcctcaaGGAGGGTACTACGGCAATGCCAACGCGTATCAGGTGAACAGCTCACCggggcctgctgctgctggggcaccggcgccggcagCCCTCAACGCCACAGACGAGAACGGGCTGCGGTGGACCTGGTCGTGCTACCCGACGACGTCGAAGACGAAGGCAAAGGCGAAGGAAACCCCCTCCGCGGCGACGCTGGCAATGCCGGAGATGGTGATTCCGATGAGCTGCATGTACACACCGCTGTACCCCATTGAGCCCAGTCATCTCGTGCTTGGCGCAGCTATTGACGAGCTGTGCTGTACGAACTGCGGCGCCTTTTTCAGCCTGCACAGTCAGCGCGAAATGGGAAAGTACTGGGTGTGTTTATCCTGCAAGCGCCGCAACTCGTTCCAGAACAACACCGCTGTCACGGAACAGCACCCGGCGCTGATGTACGAGACGGTtgagtttgtgctcgcggACCCGCAGACGCAGGGGGTGGTGTCGCCTCAGCTGCAGCCAGCGCCGGCTTTCATCTTTGTGGTCGACATGTGCATCCCATCGGGCGAgatggcgtcgctgcgcacgAGCCTACtggagtcgctgcagcaccttccGCGTGATGCCCTCGTAGGTCTTATCTCCTTTGGCGCCACCGTCTCCGTGTGGGAGCTTGGTACAAAATTTGGTGTGGCTCTCCGCAAGTGTTATCTCctgcgcggcagcacggCTAATACGGCTGATTCGCTCAAGAGTATGCTTCAGGTCTCGGAGAGTCACCCCGTATGGGGTCGGCTTCTGGCGCCGCTTTGCGatgtggaggcggtgctcaCCCTGCTGAtcaaggagctggaggaggaggacgccgcCGTGCCGTCATCCAAGCGGCCGCTGCGGGCCACCTCGACGGCAGTGGAGGCGGCTACATATCTGATGGAGGCCCTCGCCCCACCGCAGAGGACAGCACAGCAACAGTACGCATTATACAGCAGGGGCGTCAggggcgctgcagcgcccgAAGGGAGCCTAAAGATGGGCAAAATTCTCCTCTTCACAGGAGGCCCGTGCACGCGCGGCCCCGGCGCCGTGGTCAGTACCGACAAGGCGGACATGATGCGCTTCCATCGTGACATCATCGAGGACGAGACGCCCTACTACGACGCGGCCTTCAGCTTCTACAACGCGCTCGAGCCGCGGCTGATAGCCGTGAATACATGCCTGGACGTCTTTGCCCAGTCCCTGGACCAAGTTGGTGTCATGGAGATGCGCCGGTGCATTGACAACACCGGCGGCACTCTCATCGTCGAAGATGAAACGACAGACATCATGTTCCTGGAGTCGCTAAAGCGTTActggcagcgctgcgactTGCAGGCCGGGACGGTGCAGGGTGAAGCGGTAGCGCAGGAAGGCACGCCCTCCTCGGGTGTGAGCGGAGGCTACAGTCCTCACTGCGGGTTTGCGGTGCACATGGAGGTGAACACATCCGTCGGCACGCTGCCGCGCGGTGCGCTCGGCCCGTGCAACGTGGATGTAGAGGCAAACAAGCGCGGGCCTACGCGGCTAACCTCACCACTGGAAGTCGGCGCTGGTGGCACGACGCGCTGGTGCGTCAGCTACCTGGACAAGGGCATGACGCTATCCTTCTTGTTTGataccgccaccgccaacaGCCAGCAGTGCGGCATGGAGAGCGCGCATGAGAAGCGCTTCATCCAGTTTGTCACACGCTACATCACGCCGCGCGGTGAGCAGCGGGTGCGTGTGACGAGCGTCGTGCAGCCCACCACCCcgccgacagcgccgccggaCTACTACACAAAGGCCGGCGCCTTTGACCAGACGTGTGCGGCGACGATCGTGGCGCGCATGGCGGTGAGCATATTAGAGAAGCACCCCGGCAAATGGGACGACGCAAAGCGGTGGCTGGACACATTGTTGGTGCGCTTCGTGCGGCGCTActccaccttctcccctGGGCAGCCGAACACGCTGCGCCTCGACCCGtgcctttccctcttcccatCCTTCATGTACAACCTGCGGCGTTCCGAGTACTTCATGGTACTCAACATCTCACCTGATGAGACGACGTTCAAGCGCCATTGGCTGCTGCGGGAGTCCGTGGACAACTGCGTTCTCATGATTCAGCCAACGCTGGACTCTTACGACATCGAGAAGCCGTTCGCCACGCCCATGCagctcgacagcagcagcctgcGCCATGATAACATTGTGCTGATGGACGCCTACTTCAACGTCCATATCATGTGGGGAAGCATCATCTACCAGTGGATTGAGGCAGCCTACCACGAAAACCCGGAGTACGTCAACTTTGCCGAGCTGCTGGAGTCAGCAGAGCGGGATGCACAGGCCATCTTATCGAACCGCTACCCGTACCCGCGCTTCTCACGCACGGACGCCGACGGCTCCGAGGCACGCCACGTCAAGACACGTGTGAACCCGGCCACCAACTACCACAACTCAGACATGCAGTACGGCGCCGGAGTCAACGGAGCGGTGGATCAAGCCGATGTCATCTATACGGATGATGCGTCTATCTTGGCGTTCATGACATCGCTCAAGAAGGCAGTAGTGACCATCGACGAGAAGGCAGAAGATTAG